The proteins below are encoded in one region of Fibrella aestuarina BUZ 2:
- a CDS encoding TonB-dependent receptor translates to MTKRFLYSILLGCFLPLIALAQTTDIDVSVRELTRQQPISGMTVYLENTAIGDSRQAITDQNGQVRFAAVSLNGAYRVFTKATDTYLEGEASNVVLRANFRQSITLQLPTKREVNLNEVQVRGRSTTQINTINAEVASQLTIKQVEELPVEGRDITRVLYRLPNVSQATGFFPEAPNVSINGANGLFNNYLIDGMDNNERFLGGQKFAIPVGFTRNVSVLTNNYSVEFGNTGNGIINITSKSGSNNTTGEVFVLTRPGAAIDAQTSYPLRDLSGNQVRDGFQRYQAGFGIGGAIVKNKTFYYLNVEHTTDIKDNLLNSPQLGVNETIRGTNRFTYISGKIDQFWNTRFKSSLRLNVGQVAIGRQAGGLVGGNTFPSAANAQDRNSLLIASRNTYATERFASETNVQYSRFRWNYARPENPTSPDVTVLDPTGQGIAYLGHPGYLFDSHESTVQVQQKLSFYRGDHTIRGGVELISSAHLLYGGGNPNGSYTVQLTAGQLAALRERRLGSNLSVTDIPADAQVLGYSVELRPAAYGTTQNIITGYVEDQWAASPRLNLTLGVRYDYDNLSKGGAATGDLNNIAPRFSVNYKTGNRSTVRGGIGAFYDKILYTIYSDALQQNNTSPDFRSELQYFIDRGILPANTSLDRVTFDGNLTVGGSNNAGVPIRYLQGPAASTFANQRNLPSGERRILNPNGYQNPYTIQSTLGYQYQVSDNLLIYADAVYNESYNLFRTRNLNAPAAYDYGISARNGTARSSTAANATRPLPINADGSGVLNGQRLAGAAQSVVVTETAGRSRYTALSLNLQRDRGASNYAYRLIYTLSRLYNNTEDINFRAMDANNFDAEWAPSINDRTHIINGIVNYYVGQRFTVTAAALLQSGQPINRIPDASKFVIVDAQNRPILGSNGQPLTTNDLNGDGGAFGDAYVGNSDRQPGEGRNSDRLPWSKVVDLSLQYNVPINAQRGQRIEVRADVFNVLNTNNLSGYSNNATQSNQIQTGPAGSGIVQRNAGPPRQFQFGVRYLF, encoded by the coding sequence ATGACCAAACGTTTCCTGTACAGCATCCTGCTGGGGTGCTTTCTACCCCTTATTGCGCTCGCCCAAACCACCGACATCGACGTGTCGGTGCGCGAACTGACCCGTCAGCAGCCCATTTCGGGCATGACGGTTTACCTCGAAAATACCGCGATCGGCGATAGCCGGCAGGCCATTACCGACCAGAACGGGCAGGTCCGCTTCGCCGCCGTTTCGCTGAACGGGGCATACCGCGTTTTCACCAAAGCCACCGATACGTACCTGGAAGGCGAAGCCAGCAACGTGGTGTTGCGGGCCAACTTCCGGCAAAGCATTACGTTGCAACTGCCCACCAAACGCGAGGTAAACCTGAACGAGGTGCAGGTACGTGGCCGCAGCACCACGCAGATCAATACAATCAACGCCGAAGTGGCTTCGCAGCTGACCATCAAGCAGGTGGAAGAGCTTCCCGTAGAAGGGCGCGACATCACGCGGGTGCTCTACCGGCTGCCCAACGTGAGCCAGGCAACGGGCTTCTTCCCCGAGGCGCCCAACGTGAGCATCAACGGCGCCAACGGCCTGTTCAACAATTACCTGATCGACGGCATGGACAACAACGAGCGCTTTCTGGGCGGGCAGAAGTTTGCCATTCCGGTGGGGTTCACGCGCAACGTTTCGGTGCTGACCAACAACTACTCGGTCGAGTTTGGCAACACGGGCAACGGCATCATCAACATCACCAGCAAGTCGGGCAGCAACAACACGACGGGTGAAGTGTTTGTGCTGACCCGCCCCGGCGCGGCCATCGACGCCCAGACCAGCTACCCGCTGCGCGATCTGTCGGGCAACCAGGTACGCGACGGCTTCCAGCGCTACCAGGCGGGTTTTGGCATCGGTGGGGCCATCGTGAAAAACAAAACGTTCTATTACCTGAACGTGGAGCACACCACCGACATCAAAGACAACCTGCTCAACTCGCCCCAACTGGGTGTAAACGAGACCATCCGGGGTACCAACCGCTTCACCTATATCTCAGGTAAAATTGACCAGTTCTGGAACACCCGCTTCAAATCATCACTGCGGCTCAACGTGGGGCAGGTGGCCATTGGGCGGCAGGCCGGCGGCCTGGTGGGCGGCAATACCTTTCCCTCGGCAGCCAACGCGCAGGACCGTAACTCGCTGCTGATTGCGTCGCGGAATACCTACGCCACCGAGCGCTTTGCGTCGGAAACCAACGTGCAGTACAGCCGCTTCCGCTGGAACTACGCCCGCCCCGAAAACCCCACTAGCCCCGACGTTACGGTGCTCGACCCGACCGGGCAAGGCATCGCTTATCTGGGCCACCCCGGTTACCTGTTCGATTCGCACGAGAGTACCGTTCAGGTGCAGCAGAAGCTGTCGTTCTACAGGGGCGACCACACCATCCGGGGCGGCGTCGAACTGATTTCGTCGGCCCACCTGCTCTATGGCGGCGGCAACCCCAACGGCAGCTACACGGTGCAACTCACGGCGGGCCAACTGGCGGCACTGCGCGAACGTCGGCTGGGCAGCAACCTAAGCGTAACCGATATTCCGGCGGATGCGCAGGTGCTGGGTTATTCGGTCGAGCTGCGGCCGGCCGCTTATGGCACCACGCAGAACATCATCACTGGGTACGTTGAAGATCAGTGGGCCGCGTCGCCCCGCCTGAACCTGACGCTGGGTGTTCGGTACGATTACGACAACCTGAGTAAGGGTGGCGCGGCGACCGGCGATCTTAACAACATAGCGCCGCGCTTCAGCGTCAACTACAAAACCGGCAACCGCTCGACGGTGCGCGGGGGTATCGGGGCGTTCTACGACAAAATCCTGTATACGATCTACAGCGACGCGCTGCAACAGAACAACACCAGCCCCGATTTCCGCAGCGAGTTGCAGTACTTCATCGATCGGGGTATTCTGCCCGCCAACACCAGCCTCGACCGCGTTACCTTCGACGGTAACCTGACCGTGGGCGGGTCCAACAACGCGGGGGTGCCCATCCGGTATTTGCAGGGCCCGGCCGCCTCGACGTTTGCCAACCAGCGGAACCTGCCCAGCGGCGAACGGCGCATCCTGAACCCCAACGGTTATCAGAACCCGTACACGATTCAGAGCACGCTGGGTTACCAGTATCAGGTAAGCGACAACCTGCTGATTTACGCCGACGCCGTTTATAACGAATCGTATAACCTCTTCCGGACCCGCAACCTCAACGCCCCGGCGGCCTACGATTACGGCATCAGCGCCCGCAACGGCACCGCCCGCTCCAGCACGGCGGCCAACGCCACGCGCCCACTGCCCATCAACGCCGACGGATCGGGCGTGCTGAACGGCCAACGGCTGGCGGGGGCAGCCCAGAGCGTGGTGGTGACCGAAACAGCCGGACGCTCACGCTACACCGCCCTGAGCCTCAACCTGCAACGGGACCGGGGCGCCTCGAACTACGCCTATCGCCTCATTTACACGCTTTCGCGGTTATATAACAATACGGAAGACATCAACTTCCGGGCGATGGATGCCAACAACTTCGACGCCGAGTGGGCACCGAGTATCAACGATCGCACGCATATCATCAACGGCATTGTCAATTACTACGTGGGCCAACGCTTCACCGTGACGGCCGCGGCGTTGCTGCAGAGCGGGCAACCCATCAACCGCATCCCCGACGCGTCGAAGTTCGTGATTGTTGATGCGCAAAACCGGCCTATCCTTGGGAGCAACGGCCAGCCACTGACCACCAACGACCTCAACGGCGATGGCGGTGCGTTTGGCGATGCTTACGTGGGCAATTCGGACCGGCAACCGGGCGAAGGCCGCAACTCAGACCGGCTTCCGTGGTCGAAGGTGGTGGACCTGAGCCTGCAATACAACGTACCCATCAACGCCCAGCGCGGGCAGCGGATCGAGGTGCGGGCCGACGTGTTCAACGTGCTGAATACGAATAACCTGAGCGGGTATTCAAACAATGCCACGCAAAGCAACCAGATCCAGACGGGGCCAGCCGGTAGTGGCATCGTACAACGGAATGCCGGCCCGCCACGTCAGTTTCAGTTCGGAGTACGTTACTTGTTCTAG
- a CDS encoding ABC transporter substrate-binding protein, with product MRILVSGLFFFTVLVSCSSRQSRDSAEILNQSWAQVEQRGRNQPVTLLMWQGDPYINKYMAGYVKPMLKQRYGIDLTVAGGQGAQLVQTLAAERDADQPSQLDMAWINGETFYQLRQIDALLGPVTDKMPNARYVDFSNPFIGTDFQQPVAGMEVPWGNVQLAFIYDSQRVPTPPRSFADLPAYVRSHPGQFTIPNEFTGMTILKSWMIALSGNPALFRGEFKPEVYARWSGELWKQINALRPYFWKQGRTFPEQLTTLHQLFANGEVAFTFSNNDAEVDNKINLGFFPTTARAYVPTPGTIQNSHYMGIIRQAQHPEAAMLVANFLLSPEAQLKKMDPNVWGDHTVLDLRKLSPAQRTQFENLPTRRYAPRREAIQGMAFEEPAPEYMTRLYADFRKQVIEAQP from the coding sequence ATGCGAATACTGGTTTCAGGCCTATTTTTTTTTACTGTACTGGTTAGCTGTTCTTCCAGGCAGTCCCGTGACTCGGCCGAGATCCTGAACCAATCGTGGGCGCAGGTGGAACAACGGGGTCGCAATCAGCCCGTAACGTTGCTGATGTGGCAGGGCGATCCGTACATAAACAAGTATATGGCAGGCTACGTGAAGCCCATGCTCAAACAACGCTACGGCATCGACCTGACTGTGGCGGGTGGGCAGGGGGCGCAGCTTGTGCAGACGCTGGCGGCCGAACGCGATGCCGACCAGCCCAGCCAGCTGGACATGGCCTGGATCAACGGCGAAACCTTTTATCAACTCCGGCAGATCGATGCGCTGCTTGGCCCCGTGACCGACAAAATGCCCAACGCCCGCTACGTCGATTTCAGCAATCCGTTTATTGGCACCGATTTCCAGCAACCGGTGGCGGGCATGGAAGTGCCGTGGGGCAACGTACAGCTGGCATTCATCTACGATTCGCAACGGGTGCCTACGCCGCCCCGCTCCTTTGCCGATCTGCCCGCCTACGTGCGCAGCCACCCCGGTCAGTTCACGATTCCGAATGAGTTTACGGGCATGACGATCCTGAAATCGTGGATGATCGCGCTGTCGGGCAACCCGGCGCTGTTTCGGGGCGAGTTTAAGCCCGAGGTCTACGCGCGCTGGTCGGGTGAATTATGGAAGCAGATCAACGCGCTCAGGCCGTATTTCTGGAAGCAGGGCCGCACCTTTCCCGAACAGCTGACGACCCTGCACCAACTGTTTGCCAACGGCGAAGTGGCCTTTACGTTCTCGAACAACGACGCCGAAGTCGACAACAAAATCAATCTGGGCTTTTTTCCGACCACGGCCCGCGCTTACGTACCCACGCCCGGCACCATCCAGAATTCGCACTACATGGGCATCATCAGGCAGGCGCAGCACCCCGAAGCGGCGATGCTTGTCGCCAATTTTCTGCTCTCGCCCGAAGCCCAGCTCAAAAAGATGGATCCCAACGTGTGGGGCGACCATACCGTGCTGGACCTGCGCAAGCTATCGCCCGCCCAACGTACCCAGTTCGAGAACCTGCCCACACGTCGCTACGCCCCCAGGCGTGAAGCCATTCAGGGCATGGCTTTCGAGGAGCCTGCTCCCGAGTACATGACCCGCCTCTACGCCGACTTCCGCAAACAGGTAATCGAAGCGCAGCCATGA
- a CDS encoding ABC transporter permease subunit: MTRPLTLTLYGLLVLGVPLLGLAYALAYSLGVAGPLATGPTLTYWQRLPTETSLLTSLGFSLYIALATLSVATGVALWLVLSRQDMLRQRPFPTLLYVPLLFPSLVVGFYLFQLLSGAGWASRLTTTLGLTHRPDQFPELVQDGAGLGIILAQMVLAFPFFTLLFQALYADARLDDLRNLTRTLGASPGQFNRRVAAPILLRRAAPTLVLYGVAVLGAYDVPLLLGRNYPQMLSVYITTRLQRFDLADLPMGYLIGFLLTLLLMALIYQTTRWTQRHAL; encoded by the coding sequence ATGACCCGACCCTTGACGCTAACCCTCTACGGCCTGCTGGTGCTGGGCGTCCCCCTGCTAGGACTGGCCTATGCGCTGGCCTACAGCCTGGGGGTAGCCGGGCCACTGGCGACCGGGCCAACGCTCACCTATTGGCAGCGCCTCCCCACCGAAACAAGCCTCCTGACTTCGCTGGGATTCAGCCTGTATATCGCGCTGGCCACGCTTTCAGTAGCGACGGGGGTGGCGCTGTGGCTGGTATTGAGTCGGCAAGACATGCTGCGGCAGCGGCCTTTCCCGACCCTGCTCTACGTACCCCTGCTGTTTCCGTCGCTGGTGGTAGGCTTCTATTTATTTCAGTTGCTCAGCGGGGCGGGCTGGGCTTCCCGACTGACGACCACGCTGGGCCTCACCCACCGTCCCGATCAGTTTCCCGAGCTGGTGCAGGACGGGGCCGGGCTGGGGATCATTCTGGCGCAGATGGTGCTGGCCTTTCCGTTTTTCACGCTGCTTTTTCAGGCGCTGTATGCCGATGCCCGCCTCGACGACCTGCGCAACCTGACCCGGACACTCGGAGCCAGCCCCGGTCAGTTCAACCGGCGGGTGGCTGCTCCTATTCTGCTGCGGCGGGCCGCCCCTACCCTGGTGCTGTATGGCGTGGCGGTGCTGGGTGCCTACGATGTGCCGCTGCTGCTGGGCCGTAATTACCCGCAAATGCTGTCGGTCTACATTACCACGCGCCTACAGCGATTCGATCTGGCCGACCTGCCCATGGGCTACCTCATCGGTTTTCTGCTGACGCTGCTGCTGATGGCCCTCATCTACCAAACCACCCGCTGGACCCAACGCCATGCGCTCTAA
- a CDS encoding ABC transporter permease, which translates to MRSNPLLTSLLALLFGLPFVLLGLLAVGQYWRYPDLLPPTYALDLLSTLVSTDGDLLTGLLLSLILATTVSVLATGLGFWVARALSRSRHPNCWTTISYLPYALPPVLLAVLIQPLIIRLHLSGTLVGVGLGLLLITVPFCTLFFRSFWNQQATQYEQLSRTLGCSTAQTIWRVLVPLARPLLITCLFQTFLIAWFDFGLTNYLSVGKARTLTVQVYQFVGEANSRLAALASLLLLLPPALLLWLNQRAIVRRV; encoded by the coding sequence ATGCGCTCTAACCCCCTTCTGACCAGCCTGCTGGCCCTGCTCTTCGGCCTGCCCTTCGTGTTGCTGGGGTTGCTGGCCGTGGGGCAATACTGGCGCTACCCGGATCTGCTGCCGCCAACCTACGCCCTCGATCTGCTGAGCACGCTCGTCAGCACCGACGGCGATCTGCTCACGGGTCTGCTGCTGAGCCTGATCTTGGCCACAACGGTATCGGTGCTGGCTACGGGGCTGGGGTTCTGGGTGGCCCGCGCCCTGAGCCGCAGCCGTCACCCCAACTGCTGGACCACGATCAGCTACCTGCCCTATGCCCTGCCACCCGTGCTGCTGGCGGTGTTGATTCAGCCACTCATTATCCGGCTACATCTGTCAGGTACGTTGGTCGGGGTTGGCCTGGGGTTACTACTGATTACGGTGCCATTTTGCACGCTCTTCTTCCGGTCGTTCTGGAACCAACAGGCCACGCAATACGAGCAGCTCAGCCGGACGCTGGGTTGCTCGACCGCCCAAACCATCTGGCGGGTGCTCGTGCCGCTGGCTCGTCCGTTGCTAATCACCTGCCTGTTCCAGACCTTTCTCATCGCCTGGTTCGATTTCGGCCTGACCAATTACCTGAGCGTTGGCAAAGCCCGCACGTTGACCGTACAGGTGTACCAGTTTGTGGGTGAAGCCAATAGCCGGCTGGCGGCGTTGGCCTCACTGCTCTTGCTATTGCCGCCCGCCCTGTTGCTGTGGCTGAACCAACGCGCCATCGTCCGGCGTGTCTAA
- a CDS encoding ABC transporter ATP-binding protein, which produces MLSVSALSKSFGNTPVLQSCSFTLPVGDVLAVLGRSGCGKTTLLKVLAGLEAPDSGDVQFDGRSVLGIPAERRQVVYLYQEPLLFPHLNVFENVAFGLRIRNVPGPDVTAQVEAMLASLELSDQARKQPNQLSGGQRQRVSFGRALIIRPRLLLLDEPFGNLDAQTRATMQDLFRTVAAAYAMTALFVTHDTREALTIGTRFGYLEAGQLTTYDSRSAFIDDPRTGIQADVNFWTSMYAGQ; this is translated from the coding sequence ATGCTGAGCGTTTCTGCCTTATCCAAATCATTTGGTAATACCCCCGTGTTGCAGTCGTGTTCGTTTACGCTACCCGTGGGCGACGTGCTGGCCGTGCTGGGGCGGTCTGGTTGTGGCAAAACAACGCTGTTGAAAGTCCTGGCGGGCCTCGAAGCGCCCGATTCGGGCGATGTGCAGTTTGATGGCCGGTCGGTGCTGGGTATCCCCGCGGAGCGGCGGCAGGTGGTGTATCTGTATCAGGAACCGCTGCTGTTTCCGCACCTCAACGTGTTCGAAAACGTTGCCTTTGGCCTGCGTATTCGGAACGTACCTGGCCCGGACGTAACGGCGCAGGTGGAGGCTATGCTGGCCAGTCTGGAGCTGAGCGATCAGGCCCGAAAGCAGCCGAATCAGCTTTCGGGTGGGCAGCGGCAGCGAGTATCGTTTGGGCGGGCGCTCATCATCAGGCCCCGGCTGCTGCTGCTCGACGAACCCTTTGGCAACCTCGACGCCCAGACACGCGCAACCATGCAGGATCTGTTTCGGACGGTGGCGGCGGCGTACGCCATGACGGCCCTGTTCGTTACGCACGACACCCGCGAAGCCCTGACCATCGGCACCCGGTTTGGCTACCTCGAAGCCGGGCAATTAACCACCTACGATAGCCGCTCGGCTTTCATCGACGACCCACGCACCGGCATACAGGCCGACGTCAACTTCTGGACGTCGATGTACGCGGGGCAGTAA
- a CDS encoding radical SAM protein — protein MRDFNHIESVYWVFTQLCNDQCAHCYNLSGPKGQRISEADCMAIIANLPDRIDRLILSGGEPLADKKLLYAILDRLNDRYGDLPLPERPQLMLQTNGDLLTGEILDTLIDKGITRFDIASIDRFHKHAGGRLLELADLFASRGVSGDEKDPLIERDTYLKPQLSWGCWGATDDMWLGGNWARGRAYETGLWKRDPNHNFCAILSGAIGFLNGGDQIPQEISIQLWRINPCCPGTKLPLGDARTERVADVLQRVAELPVYQSLDRGDPYRMGESVGVSEDYARKRCGELGNVCLWCDEFFTKHHLPNQPTSDKTPEPIRQNSLTL, from the coding sequence ATGCGCGACTTCAATCACATCGAATCAGTATACTGGGTGTTCACGCAGCTGTGCAACGACCAGTGTGCCCACTGCTATAACCTCTCGGGACCCAAAGGGCAGCGCATCAGTGAGGCCGATTGCATGGCCATCATTGCCAATCTGCCCGACCGCATCGACCGGCTTATTCTGTCGGGCGGAGAACCTCTGGCCGACAAAAAACTGCTCTACGCCATCCTGGATCGCCTCAACGATCGGTACGGTGATCTACCCCTGCCCGAGCGGCCGCAACTGATGCTGCAAACCAACGGCGACCTCCTGACGGGTGAGATACTGGATACGCTCATCGACAAAGGCATCACCCGCTTCGACATCGCCAGCATCGACCGCTTCCACAAACACGCGGGCGGGCGACTGCTGGAACTGGCCGATCTGTTTGCCTCGCGCGGGGTCAGCGGCGACGAGAAAGACCCGCTGATCGAGCGTGATACGTACCTGAAACCCCAACTAAGCTGGGGCTGCTGGGGCGCTACCGACGATATGTGGCTGGGTGGCAACTGGGCGCGGGGCCGGGCCTACGAAACGGGCCTCTGGAAACGCGACCCCAACCATAATTTCTGCGCTATTCTGTCGGGGGCCATCGGGTTCCTTAATGGTGGCGATCAGATCCCGCAGGAGATTTCCATTCAACTCTGGCGCATTAACCCTTGTTGCCCCGGCACCAAACTGCCGCTGGGCGATGCCCGCACCGAACGCGTGGCCGACGTGCTACAACGCGTAGCCGAATTGCCCGTTTACCAGTCGCTCGACCGGGGCGACCCTTACCGGATGGGTGAAAGCGTGGGCGTCTCCGAAGACTATGCCCGCAAGCGATGCGGCGAGTTGGGCAACGTTTGCCTGTGGTGCGATGAATTTTTCACCAAACACCACTTACCTAATCAACCTACTTCCGATAAAACCCCGGAGCCAATACGACAAAACTCGTTAACGCTTTGA
- a CDS encoding DUF4159 domain-containing protein, which produces MKPFIFTRLQYTSGDWDTDQRMPANLLHSLIEYTTIPVDEKERVVQLNSTDIFRSPFCYLSGHKLVEFSTVERDHFRRYVQNGGFVFVDDCNHDIDGLFAKSFEQEMARTFGPKALQKIPNNHALYKSFFPFPDGPPTTSFELNGWGDDLVHDYLKAIVVNGRIGVLYSNKDYGCEWDYDFRNKRFLAEDNTKFGVNIVVYALTAV; this is translated from the coding sequence GTGAAACCGTTCATCTTCACCCGGCTCCAATATACATCCGGCGATTGGGATACCGACCAGCGCATGCCTGCCAACCTGCTGCATTCGCTGATCGAGTATACGACCATTCCCGTCGACGAGAAGGAGCGGGTTGTGCAGCTCAACAGCACCGACATCTTCAGGAGTCCCTTTTGTTACCTCAGCGGCCATAAGCTCGTCGAGTTTTCGACCGTCGAGCGCGATCACTTTCGCCGGTACGTGCAAAACGGCGGCTTTGTGTTCGTCGATGATTGTAACCACGATATCGACGGGCTGTTTGCCAAATCGTTTGAGCAGGAAATGGCCCGGACCTTTGGCCCCAAGGCGTTGCAGAAGATTCCGAACAACCACGCCCTCTACAAATCGTTTTTCCCGTTTCCCGATGGCCCGCCCACCACGTCGTTTGAACTCAACGGCTGGGGCGACGACCTCGTGCACGATTATCTCAAAGCCATTGTCGTCAACGGCCGCATCGGCGTACTCTACAGCAACAAAGATTATGGCTGCGAGTGGGACTACGATTTTCGCAACAAACGCTTTCTGGCCGAAGACAACACCAAATTCGGCGTTAACATTGTGGTTTACGCTCTGACGGCAGTCTAA
- a CDS encoding AAA family ATPase, which produces MDTTQMKALVAKLPQLKAEIGKVIIGQEEAVDQVLITLLAGGHCLLEGVPGLAKTLLVSTLSKTLSMSFKRIQFTPDLMPGDIMGTEVLEEDHNTGKKFFQFNKGPIFANVVLADEINRTPPKTQAALLEAMQEYKITYGGTDYPLPRPFLLIATQNPIEQAGTYPLPEAQLDRFLLYIRLGYPSEQEELAVLRATTGTDRPKLSTILTDAEVIELQTLTRQVFISDELLGYVNKLVRSSRPADTPVAYVKQWCDWGAGPRAGQALILCAKARAVLNGRFSVIPEDLQTLAYPVLRHRVALNFRAESEGITTDKVIEAIIKDQ; this is translated from the coding sequence ATGGATACAACACAGATGAAAGCCCTTGTGGCGAAGCTTCCGCAGCTGAAAGCGGAGATTGGAAAGGTGATCATCGGGCAGGAAGAAGCCGTCGATCAGGTGCTGATAACGCTGCTGGCGGGCGGACACTGCCTGCTGGAAGGCGTGCCGGGGCTCGCCAAAACCCTGTTGGTCAGCACCCTGTCGAAGACCCTGAGCATGTCGTTCAAGCGGATTCAGTTTACGCCCGACCTCATGCCCGGCGACATCATGGGTACCGAGGTGCTGGAAGAAGACCACAACACGGGCAAGAAATTTTTCCAGTTCAACAAAGGCCCGATTTTCGCCAACGTCGTACTGGCCGATGAGATCAACCGGACGCCACCCAAAACGCAGGCGGCCCTGCTCGAAGCCATGCAGGAATACAAGATCACGTATGGCGGCACCGACTACCCCCTACCCCGTCCATTCCTGCTGATTGCCACGCAGAACCCCATCGAGCAGGCGGGCACGTACCCACTGCCCGAAGCCCAGCTCGACCGGTTCCTGCTGTACATCCGGCTCGGCTACCCCTCAGAGCAGGAAGAATTGGCCGTGTTGCGTGCCACCACCGGCACCGACCGCCCCAAGCTGTCGACTATCCTGACCGACGCCGAAGTGATTGAGCTACAAACCCTCACCCGGCAGGTGTTTATCTCCGACGAACTGCTGGGGTACGTCAATAAACTAGTACGCAGCAGCCGCCCCGCCGATACGCCGGTAGCCTACGTAAAGCAATGGTGCGACTGGGGCGCTGGCCCCCGCGCCGGTCAGGCCTTGATTCTGTGCGCCAAAGCCCGCGCCGTGCTGAATGGTCGGTTTTCGGTCATTCCCGAGGATTTGCAGACGCTGGCCTACCCCGTGCTACGCCACCGCGTCGCGCTCAACTTCCGCGCTGAGTCGGAAGGCATCACCACCGACAAGGTGATCGAAGCGATTATAAAAGACCAATAG
- a CDS encoding DUF58 domain-containing protein — translation MNALELIRLNNLPLVGQLLSDETTLGLHHSRRNGAGVEFAQFRTYQPGDDPRLIDWKRYAQTGKHLVRESEAESSRQVRLLVDLSGSMNYEEGGIRRLDYAKVLLASLAYIANRQGDPISLYGVRDGRIEALVPAGKQAFQKVLGTLAGLTASGGWPEHTAGFPELQRRQSELLVLVSDLLQLNDEWLALLRQAASPRREILLVQVLGQQEVDFTLSGFYQFQDLETNQTVEVQAEAVRAQVRDAATTYFAQLDTHLTLPHLRRVRAMLIDPPALVLRELLG, via the coding sequence ATGAACGCGCTCGAACTTATACGCCTTAATAACCTGCCGCTGGTGGGGCAGTTGCTCAGCGACGAAACGACGCTGGGGCTACACCACAGCCGACGCAATGGGGCGGGCGTTGAATTTGCGCAGTTCCGAACGTATCAGCCTGGCGACGACCCGCGTCTCATCGACTGGAAACGCTACGCCCAGACGGGTAAACACCTGGTGCGCGAGTCGGAAGCCGAAAGCAGCCGACAGGTTCGGTTGCTGGTCGATCTGTCGGGGTCGATGAACTACGAGGAGGGCGGTATCCGGCGGCTCGATTACGCCAAAGTGCTGCTCGCATCGCTGGCCTACATCGCCAACCGGCAGGGCGACCCCATCAGCCTCTACGGCGTTCGCGACGGGCGAATCGAGGCGCTGGTTCCGGCAGGCAAGCAGGCTTTTCAGAAAGTATTGGGTACGTTGGCGGGCCTGACGGCGTCGGGCGGCTGGCCCGAGCACACGGCGGGTTTTCCTGAACTGCAACGCCGCCAATCGGAACTGCTGGTGCTGGTATCCGACCTGCTTCAGCTCAACGACGAATGGCTGGCGCTGCTCCGGCAGGCAGCCTCGCCCCGCCGCGAAATCCTGCTGGTGCAGGTGCTGGGGCAGCAGGAAGTCGACTTCACGCTGTCAGGCTTCTACCAGTTCCAGGACCTGGAAACGAACCAGACCGTCGAGGTGCAGGCCGAAGCGGTGCGGGCGCAGGTACGTGACGCCGCCACTACCTACTTTGCGCAACTGGATACACACTTAACCCTCCCCCACCTCCGCCGCGTTCGGGCCATGCTCATCGACCCGCCCGCGCTGGTGTTGCGGGAGTTGCTGGGATGA